Within Burkholderia diffusa, the genomic segment CGAGGCCGCACCCGGGCCGGCCAATGTCGACGATTCGGCCAAGGCGCAGCTCGACGAACTGCGCAGCCGCTTCGACGAGGCGGCGGCGCTGTTGAAGAAGGTCCGCTTCGGGCAGGCGGACGCCGCGCGCAAGGGGCTGGCGCGCTGGTTCGACCGGATGTCGCGCCAGTATCTGTATCAGCTCCCGTGGTATGTGTTCATCGGCGCGCCGGGCTCGGGCAAGACGACCGCGCTCGTCAATTCCGGGCTCAGTTTTCCGCTCGCCGAGCAATTCGGCCGTGCCGCGATTCGCGGCGTGGGCGGCACGCGGCACTGCGACTGGTGGTTCACGAACGATGCGGTGCTGATCGACACGGCCGGCCGCTACACGACCCACGAGGGCAACCGCGCACTCGACGAAGCCGAGTGGAAAGGCTTCGTCGAGCTGCTGAAGAAGTACCGCACGCGCCAGCCGCTGAACGGCGCGATGTTGACGATCAGCGTGGCCGATCTGGTCGGCGCGTCGGAAGCCGAGCGCACACAGCACGCGATGGTGCTGCGCAAGCGGCTGCTCGAGCTGCGCGCCCAGCTCGGCATCCGGTTTCCCGTCTACCTGCTCGTGACCAAAGCCGACTTGCTGGCAGGCTTCGCCGAGTATTTCGGCGGCTTCGGCCGCGCGGAATGCGCGCAGGTGTGGGGTTTCACGTTCCCGCTCGCGCAGAGCGAGGCGCCGGGCTTCGACCTGCGCGCCGCGTTCGACCGCGAGTATCGGCTGCTGCACCAGCGGCTGAACGACGGGCTGCCCGAGTTGCTCGCGACGCAGACCGATGCGCGCCAGCGCGAGATGGCGTACCTGCTGCCGCAGCAGGTTGCCGACTTGCAGGACATGCTCGGCCAGTTCGTCGCCGAAGTGTTTTCCGTGTCGAGCTTCGAGCCGATGCCGATGCTGCGCGGCGTGTATCTGACGAGCGGCACGCAGGAGGGCACCGCGTTCGACCGCGTGATGAGCGGCATCAAGCGCTTCCTGAAGATCGAAGGCGTGCCGCCGGTAGCCCAGGTCGGCTCGACCGGGCGCAGCTTCTTTCTGAAGTCGCTGTTGCAGGAGCACATCTTCCGCGAAGCCGCGCTCGCCGGCAGCGACCTGCGCTGGCACCAGCAGCGGCGCGTGCTGCAGATCGCCGGCTATGCGCTGCTCGCGGTCGTGTGCGTGGTCGTGCTGGCTGCGTGGCTGCGCAGCTATGCGAACAATCGCGCGTATCTCGACCGGATCGCGCAGCAGGTGCCCGCCGTCGATGCGCAGATCGCCGGCGCGAAGTTCTCGGATGCGGCCGACATCGCGCGGCTGCTGCCTGTGCTCGATGCGCTCGGCGGGCTCGCGAATGCGGGCGGCGTCGACCGCTCGCATCCGCCGCTCGCGTACCGCTGGGGACTCTTCCAGGGCGAGAAGATCGACGAGGCCGTCGACGCCGTGTACCGACGCGCGCTCGACGACGTGCTGCTGCCGATCGCCGCGCGCCGGATGGAGGTCGCGCTGAGCGATGCCCGGCCGGACGAAACCGACTACGCGTATGCGGCGCTGAAAGCCTACCTGATGCTGTACGACAGCGCGCACTACGACCCCGCGTTCGTGCAGGCCGTCGTCGACCTGGAAATGGAGCGCTCGCTGCCGCCCGATTTCTCGCCGGCCGAGCGCTCGGCGCTGCGCGCGCATCTTGCCGCGCTGTTCGGCAACCGGGTGGCCGTATCGCCGTATCCGATGAACGAGCGGCTCGTGGCCGACGTACGCGACCGGTTGCGGCAGGTGCCGTTCTCGCAGCGGCTGTATCGCCAGCTCACCCGCACGCTGCGACCGGCGACGTCCGCGTTCGATTTCAGCGTCGCACGCGCGGTGGGGCCCGACGCGTCGCTCGTGTTCCGCCGCCAGGGTGGAAAGCCGCTGTCGGAAGGCGTGCCGGGCCTGTATACGCGCAACGGCTATCGGAACGTGTTCGCGCCGCGCCTCGCAGGCGAGGTCGACGCATACGGACGCGAGGAGGTGTGGGTGCTGAATCTCGGGCTGTCCGAGATCCCGGGGCCGAACGACGCCGCCGCATGGGCGCGCGACATCCGCCAGCTGTACCTGAACGACTATCTGAAGATATGGGACGACTATCTCGCCGACATCAAGCTGCAGCGCACCGCGACGCTCGCGCAAAGCATCCAGGTCGCGCGCGCGCTGTCGTCCGCGGATTCGCCGCTCACCCGGCTGATGATCGCGCTCGCGCGTGACACGGCGCTTGGCGACGCGCCCGGCGGCGCGCGCAATCTGGCGTCACGCGCGCAGGACAAGGTCGACGAGGCGCGCAGTTCACTGTCGCAGATTTTCGCGGGGCAACGCGCGAGCGACGCGAATCCGTCAGTCGCGGCGCCCGCGAGCCCCGAGCAGGTGGTCGACAGCCACTTCGCCGGGCTGCGCGCGTTCGCGCCGGGCACCGGCGACCAGGCGCAGGCGTTCGACGCGGTGCTGAAGTCGATCGACGCACTCTATACGTACCTGACGGCCACCGACGATGCGCTGCGCAGCGGCGCTCAGCCGCCGCCGTCCGACGCGCCCGCGCGGCTGCGCGCGCAGGCCGGCCGGCTCCCCACGCCGTTCCGCGAAGTGCTTGACGACCTGTCGAACGTCGCGAACGGCAGCGTCGCGACCGTCGAGCAGCGCAGCGTCGCGCAGCGGGCCGGCGCGAACGTCGGCGATTTCTGCCGGCAGGCGATCGCGGGACGCTATCCGTTCGCGCAAGGATCGTCGCGCGACGTCGCACCGGCGGATTTCGCGCAGATGTTCGCGCCGGGCGGCCTGATGGACGATTTCTTCCAGAAGAACCTGCAGTCGATCGTCGATACGACGTCGCACCCGTGGCGTTTCGCGAACCGCAATGCGGACGCCGATCCGGCGGCGGCCGCGATGCTTGCGTCGTTCGAGAAGGCCGCGGTGATCCGCGACGTCTATTTCGGCGGCGGCGCACGCACCGCGCAACTGAAGGTGCAGATCCAGCCGCTCGAAATGGATCCGTCGCTCACGGAGATGGTGCTCGACGTCGACGGCCAGATCGTCCGTTATGCGCACGGCCCGCTCGTGCAGAGCGCGGTGGACTGGCCGGGCACGCGCGGCAGCAACCAGGTGCGCCTGCAGGTGTCGGGGCAGGCCGGCGCGACCGATGGCTTCACGACCGACGGGCCGTGGGCGCTGCACCGGTTGTTCGACCGCGCGGCCGTGTCGGCCGGACGCGGTTCGGACCAGATGATCGCGCGCTTCACCGTCGACGGCAAACCGCTCGTGCTGCAGGTGAATGCGGGTAGCGTCCGCAATCCGTTCAGGTTGCCCCAGATGGAGTCCTTTACATGCCCTCCGAAGCAATGAGCCGCCTCCCGCCGCTCGCGCGTGCCGATGGCGATGCCCCGGCCTGGTACGGAAAGATTCCCGGCGCCGGCGACTTCGTGAACAGCCGGCTGCCGCATGCGCTTGCGCAGTGGTGGGAACGCTGGCTTCAGCAGGGGATGGCCGCGATGCGCCAGCGCGGCCCGGACGAGATCGCGCGGCACTACACGATCGCGCCGGTCTGGAATTTCCTGGTGCCGACCGGCGCCGGTGCGTCGTGCGTGCAGGCAGGCTGTCTCGCGCCGAGCTGCGACCGCGTCGGGCGTTACTACCCGGTGATCGTCACGCTGCCGATGCCGGCGGCCGATTACTGGAACGGGCTGCCGGACGCCGCGGACGCCTTCTACTGGCAGATCGGCCATGCGCTGCTCGACGCGATCCGGCATGCGCGCGCGCCGATCGACCTCGAGGAGGCGCTCGACCGCGTGCGGCTCGCACCGCGCGAAGGGCTGACGGCGGACGTCGTCGACGGGAACCCGGCGACGCTGCCGGAGCGGCCGGCGCTCGCCGCATGGCCCGGGCTGTCCGGCTATTTCGATCCGCACGGCGGGACGAGCTTCTGGTGGACCAATCGCGCCGACGGTTCGCCGCTGCGCACGCATGCGCATACGGGCGCGCCCGACAACGCGCTGTTCCTGACGCTGTTCGGCGGCAGCTGACGGTGCGGGCGGGCGGCCGGAAGCAGGCAATGCAGGCAATACGGATGCAGTATCGCGAGGTAGACATGAAGGACCCTTCATCGAGAGACAACGAGCACGACACGGCGACCCGCGGCGACGCGCCCGAATTCACGGTGCGGCCGCTGCCGCTTGGTCATCGCCTGGGCGAGCTGCAGCTCGACGAGGTGCTGGGCATCGGCGGTTTCGGCATCGTCTATCGCGCGTTCGACCGCACGTTGCGGCGTGCGGTCGCGATCAAGGAATACATGCCGTCCATGCTCGCGACGCGCGGCGGCGACTACACGGTGTCGCTGCGATCCGAGCGGTTCGCGCAGGCGTTCGACGCGGGACGCGGCGCGTTCCTCAACGAGGCGCGCCTGCTCGCGCAATTCGATCATCCGGGGCTCGTGAAGGTGCTGCACTTCTGGGAGAGCCACGGCACCGCGTACATGGTGATGCCGTTCTACGAGGGGCGCACGCTCAAGCAACTGCTCGACAGCGGTGTGCGGATGAGCGAGACGCAGTTGCGCAACATCGTCGGCGCGCTGCTCGGCGCGCTCGATACGCTGCATCGCGCGCAGTGCTTCCATCGCGACGTCGCGCTCGACAACGTGCTGATCCGCCCGAACGGCAGCGCGATCCTGCTCGACTTCGGCGCGGCCCGCAAGCGGATCGGCGATCTCGTCGACGACGGCGCGATGATGATCAAGCCCGGCTACGCACCGATCGAGCAGTACACCGACGACCCCGCGTTCAGCCAGGGGCCGTGGACGGATCTCTACGCGCTCGGCGCGGTGATGCACGCGTTGATCACGGGTGAACTGCCGCCCGCGGCCGTCGTGCGCAGCATCAAGGACACGTACCGGCCGCTCGCGTCGCGCGAGTTGCCGGCCGGCGAGGTCTACAGCCCGGCGTTCCTCGCGGCGATCGATCATGCGTTGCAGTTGCGGATCCCGGATCGGCCGGAGTCGGTCGCGGCGTTCGCGGCGGAACTCGGGTTGCGGGATTTCGACCGGCCGGGCGGCGGGTATGGCGCGGCTGTCGTGCTGCCGGCGGCCGATGCCGGGGGCGGCGGAGCAGGGAAGGCGGCTTCCGATGTTGCGGGGGCGTCAGCGGCGACGGGAAAGACGTCGGCCGGAGTTGGCGCTGCAGCGTCGGCGGGCGAGCGCGGGACGGCATCCGACGACGCAAGCACGGATGTGCGGTCGTCGCAGCCCGAGCGGATGGCTGGCCAGCCCGGGACTTCCGATACGCTATCTACCGCGTCCTTCGGGGCTGGCCACAAGCTGGAAGACGGCGAATCCGTGGCGTTGATGGCGGCCGCGGGAGCGCCGGAGTCATCGCCGTCGTCCGCTTCTTCAACTGCTTCGTCATCCGTATCGAATACATTGTCGCCCTCCGCTGAAACGGCGCGGTCCGATGGGCATGACGTTGATGAGGAACGTGCGAAGGAAGCGTCGCACGACGACCGCGCGGCTTCGAAGACCGAAGCGCATGACGATGCCGGCATGCGATCGGCAAGCGCCGGGGTGGACAGCGGGCAGGGCCGCACCACGGATATCGGGAACCTGAACGGAACGGCAGTGCCGATTGCTGGTGCTGGTGCTGGTGCTGGTGCTGGTGCTGGTGCTGGTGCTGGTGCTGGTGCTGCTGGTGCTTCCACATCCACGCCCTCGCCGGGTGCGTCACCGCCGCCCCGCCCATCGTTCATCGCAACTGGCAACCGGCGCACGAATATCTACGTGGGTGGCGCGCTGGCAGCCCTGATCGTCGTTGGCATCGCCGCAACCTATCTGTCGCGTCCCGTGAAAGTCGCGGGCGAACCGGAAGCAGGCGCGAGCCAGCCCCTGGCCGGCGCGGCATCGTCGGTCGGCGCGTCGGACACGACGCTCGCGCAACGCGGCCCGACGCCGATCGTCGTGCCGCCATCAAGTCTACCGGCCGGATCGTCCGCGCAGGTGC encodes:
- the tssM gene encoding type VI secretion system membrane subunit TssM; amino-acid sequence: MNQAVARFVRPLPSREIWTFAGLVVLACFVWLAGPLFAFAEVRPLESGWARAVTIAVLFAAWGARVAWRSWHASRLNAQLLNQLREAAPGPANVDDSAKAQLDELRSRFDEAAALLKKVRFGQADAARKGLARWFDRMSRQYLYQLPWYVFIGAPGSGKTTALVNSGLSFPLAEQFGRAAIRGVGGTRHCDWWFTNDAVLIDTAGRYTTHEGNRALDEAEWKGFVELLKKYRTRQPLNGAMLTISVADLVGASEAERTQHAMVLRKRLLELRAQLGIRFPVYLLVTKADLLAGFAEYFGGFGRAECAQVWGFTFPLAQSEAPGFDLRAAFDREYRLLHQRLNDGLPELLATQTDARQREMAYLLPQQVADLQDMLGQFVAEVFSVSSFEPMPMLRGVYLTSGTQEGTAFDRVMSGIKRFLKIEGVPPVAQVGSTGRSFFLKSLLQEHIFREAALAGSDLRWHQQRRVLQIAGYALLAVVCVVVLAAWLRSYANNRAYLDRIAQQVPAVDAQIAGAKFSDAADIARLLPVLDALGGLANAGGVDRSHPPLAYRWGLFQGEKIDEAVDAVYRRALDDVLLPIAARRMEVALSDARPDETDYAYAALKAYLMLYDSAHYDPAFVQAVVDLEMERSLPPDFSPAERSALRAHLAALFGNRVAVSPYPMNERLVADVRDRLRQVPFSQRLYRQLTRTLRPATSAFDFSVARAVGPDASLVFRRQGGKPLSEGVPGLYTRNGYRNVFAPRLAGEVDAYGREEVWVLNLGLSEIPGPNDAAAWARDIRQLYLNDYLKIWDDYLADIKLQRTATLAQSIQVARALSSADSPLTRLMIALARDTALGDAPGGARNLASRAQDKVDEARSSLSQIFAGQRASDANPSVAAPASPEQVVDSHFAGLRAFAPGTGDQAQAFDAVLKSIDALYTYLTATDDALRSGAQPPPSDAPARLRAQAGRLPTPFREVLDDLSNVANGSVATVEQRSVAQRAGANVGDFCRQAIAGRYPFAQGSSRDVAPADFAQMFAPGGLMDDFFQKNLQSIVDTTSHPWRFANRNADADPAAAAMLASFEKAAVIRDVYFGGGARTAQLKVQIQPLEMDPSLTEMVLDVDGQIVRYAHGPLVQSAVDWPGTRGSNQVRLQVSGQAGATDGFTTDGPWALHRLFDRAAVSAGRGSDQMIARFTVDGKPLVLQVNAGSVRNPFRLPQMESFTCPPKQ
- a CDS encoding serine/threonine-protein kinase, which codes for MKDPSSRDNEHDTATRGDAPEFTVRPLPLGHRLGELQLDEVLGIGGFGIVYRAFDRTLRRAVAIKEYMPSMLATRGGDYTVSLRSERFAQAFDAGRGAFLNEARLLAQFDHPGLVKVLHFWESHGTAYMVMPFYEGRTLKQLLDSGVRMSETQLRNIVGALLGALDTLHRAQCFHRDVALDNVLIRPNGSAILLDFGAARKRIGDLVDDGAMMIKPGYAPIEQYTDDPAFSQGPWTDLYALGAVMHALITGELPPAAVVRSIKDTYRPLASRELPAGEVYSPAFLAAIDHALQLRIPDRPESVAAFAAELGLRDFDRPGGGYGAAVVLPAADAGGGGAGKAASDVAGASAATGKTSAGVGAAASAGERGTASDDASTDVRSSQPERMAGQPGTSDTLSTASFGAGHKLEDGESVALMAAAGAPESSPSSASSTASSSVSNTLSPSAETARSDGHDVDEERAKEASHDDRAASKTEAHDDAGMRSASAGVDSGQGRTTDIGNLNGTAVPIAGAGAGAGAGAGAGAGAGAAGASTSTPSPGASPPPRPSFIATGNRRTNIYVGGALAALIVVGIAATYLSRPVKVAGEPEAGASQPLAGAASSVGASDTTLAQRGPTPIVVPPSSLPAGSSAQVPPPSLGAAPASTPAAVAAVPAPQVATTATDIAGATSSQAGSSATIAPAGSLDASERVVNVPPSEAAAAPATAPAPAPASPSEAATAVAAINAPAAEQHPPKQETVQVRFNVRPWGDVYVNGARRGASPPLRSVSLTPGVYQIEIRNGSLPPLHRTVAIDFGSKPVNIDYAFE
- the tagF gene encoding type VI secretion system-associated protein TagF yields the protein MPSEAMSRLPPLARADGDAPAWYGKIPGAGDFVNSRLPHALAQWWERWLQQGMAAMRQRGPDEIARHYTIAPVWNFLVPTGAGASCVQAGCLAPSCDRVGRYYPVIVTLPMPAADYWNGLPDAADAFYWQIGHALLDAIRHARAPIDLEEALDRVRLAPREGLTADVVDGNPATLPERPALAAWPGLSGYFDPHGGTSFWWTNRADGSPLRTHAHTGAPDNALFLTLFGGS